ACCTCTCCTTCAAATCGTCCTGAATCCTTGAGTTGCTCATTAGCTTCGACAACAGCCTCCATCTGCTGGGGCGAATGGAAGATCGACAAGTGCTTATCCCGGAGTTCTTCCGGTGTATAGCCATGCATTCCGGCAAAGGCTGGGTTCACGTACAACAAGTTGCCCTCCAGGTCGACCACCGCTATACCCTCGCTGGTTTGCTCGACGGCCATCGAGAGAAGGTGCAAACGATCTTGCAACGACTCTTTTGCCGTTCGCTTACTCTTGGGATCACGCTCAGACATCTGACCCACCAGTTTTCGGGTTCAATGGTCGCCAAACTTGAAACTACAAGCATGATATGACCACTCCCAGCCTCATGCAATATGAAACATGCCGCCCAACATCGGGGGAGTGTTGATAAAGGTCCAAAACGTGGGTGGTGTTGGGCGACCCCGCCCGACACCTTCCGTCCAATCCACTGGCTGTCAGGCGAGTCGCCTTACAGCACCGGTGCCGCAAGGCGCGTCACTTGGCGGCGCAGAGGGTTTGTCAACAAGCCCCAGGCTGGCTTACCCACATTACTCCTTGACAATCTAAGAAACTGCATTATATAAAACATAATGGTTTTTACGTGAAACATAAAAGAACCAGACCCGTACTGATCAATGACATGGAAATCAAACGATGGTGATAAGGATAAACTTAGATATGATGTTGGTCAGAAACAAGATGTCCCTGACCGAGTTGTCGCACCGTGTCGGTGTCTCGGTCACCAATCTATCCCTGTTGAAGACGGGTAAGGTCAAAGGCATTCGGTTCGCGACTCTGGGCGCAATCTGCCGTGAGTTGAACTGTCAACCGGGGGACATACTTGAATACCAGCCGGAGAGCGTATAGGCGGATTGCCCGCCATGTCGAGGCAGGGTTTGATAGTCAAAGATGGAGATAGAAAAATGAATGAAAACCGTTTTACAGCAGCCGGGTGGGCAGCGATTGCCAGCGTGGCAGTTTTCACCTCGGCGTGGATAGTTGCAGGTATACAGGAAGCAGTCTTTGAACTGGGAGCATGGGAGCGACCCGTCGGTGTCGGTCCGGCAGATTTCCTCTTCCTCGTTCTCGCAGCGCTGTCGATCTACGTGTATCTATCGTTTAAGAAACTGATGTATGAGTACTATAGCTTCAAAGAGATCGGGCTCATCATAAACATAACCATCGTGTGGCATATACTGTTCTTCAGCGGTAATTTCTTGCTCGAATGGTCGCTTGACGGCTTATGGTCACCGAACGACATCGGACCTGATTTGATTATGACAGGCTTCTGGATCATCGGCATGGCGGTGTTCGGCATCATCGATATCATCTTTGGGATCGTACTTCTTCGACGCTGGGGAGAGTTCAGTTCATCTATCAAGACGGTGGCTATTCTGACTCTGATCATTGGAGCTTGTGAGGTATCTATCATTCTTCTACCGGCAACGCTTTTGTTGGTCCCTGCCTGGTTTATCGGGCTGGCATTCGTCTTCCTGCGCCGGGTGGACGAAGTGGAGTTTGTGTAGATAGCTATCCAGAACTGCTTGAGGACGTAATATGTATGAACTTTTGAAGCGAATAAACACGCGACCTGAAGTGTGGGGGGCGTACACGGCTGAAACTCTCTGGAATGATAAACACATATCAGGGAAAATGCTCGAATTCCACTTGAATGAAAAAGTCGAACCAGCCTCGCGAAACAAGGCCTTCCTGGATAAGTCGGTTGCCTGGATGATCAATCGGTTTGATATCGGACACGGCACGAAGGTATGCGACTTTGGATGCGGTCCCGGTTTGTATACGACGCCGTTGGCCGAACAAGGGGCCAAAGTCACCGGTGTCGACTTCTCTGAGAGATCGATTCAATATGCACAGGATATAGCCAGGCGGAAGAAACTTGACATAGACTATGTCCTTCAGAACTACTTGGATTTCACAACGGAACACAGGTTTGACCTCATCAGTTTGATTTACTGCGACTACTGTGCCCTGAGTCCAGCCCAAAGAAGAACGTTGCTGGGCAGGTTCCGCGACTGTCTGAATGACGACGGGCGTATTGTCCTCGATGTCTTCTCGCTGCATGCGTTCAACCAACGAGATGAGGTGGCGACTTGGGAGCATCAGTTGCTGGACGGATTCTGGTCGGCCGACGATTACTTCGGCTTCATGAACACCTTCAAATATGACAACGACAAAGTCCTTTTGGACAAGTACACGATTGTCGAGAAGTCGCGCACCCGGGAAGTATACAACTGGCTCCAGTACTTCAGCCTCGAATCTCTGAAGAACGAATTCGAAGAAAACGGCCTTCGCGTTGTTGAGGAGTATTCCGATATTGCCGGGACTCCATACCAACCGGATGCCACGGAAATCGCTGTTGTTGCAAGTAAGTTTGTCTGACGGCCTGGCCGGTCGAGGCGATTCAGGTACATCCGACAGTTTCGTATCGTATAATCTGGAGCCATCGGTTATTCCGTGTATGGATTTCCAGTAGCTATTATAGGTACAATTGTATATAGTAAAGCAGATAGAAGACACAGATTCTAACTCCGGCAATGCGCAGATCGTCACCCGGAATTGATAGCTCACCCAAACGAAGATGTGCGCTTTCCGGCAAAAGAGGGAGTGAAAAAATGTTCAACAGAGTCATCCGACCAGCCTTGTCCATCGCCATCTTGCTGTTGGCCTCCTGCTCAAGTGACGACAACCCGCTCTCCGGCGGTAAACCAACAGTCACCGGCTCCGGCAATCTCATTACCGAGTCGAGAACGCTGGAGGCGTTCACATCTGTAGTCATGAACACAGTCGGCGACGTTGATCTCGATTATGGCACTCAGACAGCATCAATAACGGTCGACGACAACATTATGCCGTTTATCATCATGAGTGTTTCGCAGGACGTTCTAACTATCGATTCCGATCGATCGAAAAACCTCAGAGAATTCGACCTGACCGTCAACCTCACTATGGCCGGGCTGGAGGGTCTGACTTTGGCCGGCGTGGGAAACATTCGGGCCACCCATGGGATTGTTGTTTCGAACACAGTTGACCTCTTGGTGTCGGGTGTCGGAGAAATCGATATCAAGCTGGTGGCGCCGGATGTCACGGCAACTATGTCGGGCGTTGGCGGCATTGAGTTGACCGGCAACGCACTGAGGTACACAGCTATAATGTCCGGGACCGGGAGCCTGAAGACGTTTAACTTCGGGGCCGACACGGCCACCGTTACTTTGTCAGGTGTTGGAGATGCCGAGGTTTGGGTGAATCAGGTGCTGACCGCCGTGCTCACCGGGCAAGGATCGATATATTACCATGGTCACCCCACCATACATCAAACGGTAACCGGCCTGGGGCAGCTTGTCGACGCCAACTAAAGCCGGCTCCGGCGGGTTGTTAACCATGACATCGAGGTTGGCATGACATACGTTCAATTCAAAGATCGCATTGCGAATGAACTTCGCAAGAACCCCGCAGGCTTCACCTGGAACGAACTGAAAGTCCGGCTCAAATTGCCCTATGACCGCCCCTGCCCGACCTGGGTAAACCGAATGGAAACTGACATCGGACTTTCAAGAGAGAAGGGACCCGGCCGCGCCTACATCTGGACCCTGGGCTGAACGCAGGTCGGTCCGAGACCAACACCGTGGAATCTTCCTATGTCTTACGATTCTCGGTTATCCGGAGCCGAGGTTGTTCCTGGAGACTGGTTTCGTGTCTCCAATCTCTGGGGAGCCCAATCATCACTCATCCAATCCAAAACACCCCTCATCAAGCCCACCATACTGCCTCGTTCCGCTGCGTGTTCGTGCAGTACTTCCCGAACGTCTGGCCGGGTAAAAAGCTCGTTACATAAGTGACAGCGATTAACATATTGGGTGGGAAGATCGATTTCCGGCGCCTTCTCGCGAACGAATTCGAGAACGGAAGAGGGGCCCGACAAAGCTAACCAGTTGGCGATCAAGTCTTCGTTTCCACGTTGAATTATGGTCAGCAGATTGTCGTCTTTCAGGGAGCCTATGTAAAGCTCCTCCACACTATTTGAGATTATCCCGCAGCAAATCTGAACGCGCAAGTCCGACGAAACAATAATCGATTTGAGAACCGAGGCGCAAGGTCCACGCCAAGTGAGGTCGCCCGTTTCAGAGGTATCTGAGTATGACTCGATCTGAGTCGTAATGGGTACGTTCGGTCCACAGTTGATCACGTTATGGTCAGGGTTTTTCTTGCCACGTTCGAATTTGTGCAACTCGACTCCGAGATATTTGGAGAGCGACTGCTTGGTGATCTTCCCACCCTGCTTAATCCGGTGTCCTATCAAGGCAGGAATCCCCAACTTGGTCGCAGCTATGTTTGCATTCCTCACATATTCCAACGGGACAAACTCCTGGTGATAATCATCGCAACTTATATTTATCTCCGTTAGCCCGGCATCCTTCAACCTCTCAAGCGTTTGCCTTGCTGCCGCTTCGGAATGGGCCCAATAGGCGTTCGTAACGATCCGCGTGGAAATGTCGTGTTTGCTGACATAGGCCACAGTCTTGACCAGTTCGTCACCAAGAAGGAGAGGCTCCCCCCCCGTAAACACAACTAAGCTCAAGGTACCCCAAGGAAGCACCTCTTCCACGATGTCAATCATCTGCTGGGAAGTCAGTGTGTTGCTGGATGCCCCATCGGTGACAATCGGACAGTCCTGACACCGAGCCGTACATCGATTTGTAGTGCTGAACACTAACTCACGCAGCCCTCTCATGGCACACTCCGTAGTCTGTCGCTCTTGGCGGAATTGTCCAATCTATTACCAAGCCGGCACACCGGCTCCAATACTGTCATCACGGTTTGCGAATGCTCAGACCTATCATCTCGGTGGAATCTTGAGTGCCCGAATTCCCTCGTGCATATAAGTAACCAGGCTGGCCAAATCACCCGGACTGTATAGTGGTCCCATTAGTATCCCGTCGATGATTTCCCACTGAGGGCGTATCCCACCCCAAGTGGTTGAAACACTATTGTTGGTACTGGAGTGCGTTTCACAATCATCATCAAAACTGGTGTTGCAACCGATTTCCTGCTCGGTCTCTCTGTTCTGATAGGGGTCACAGTTTTCAGGAGTCAGGACGTCAAACACATCCTCGAAAACAAACGGTCCCGTCCACACATCGCCATAGGTCAGTCTGCGAAGGTTTGCCATGACGTCGATGAGCCGGTCCAGGTCATGCTTTGTGAGGTCTTCCGGCCGAATCGGCACACCGCCCGCGACCAAAGCTGTGACCGGTGATTCCACGAATTTACGGAAGGCCATATCGCTCCGCATAGCCTCCTGGATTACCGATCGCAGTGAGAACGGGACTTCCACCGGGATGGACATCTTGATGCGTTTCTTTTTCTTCTTCATCTTCTCCCTCGCTTTCATAAAGTCGCACAAGGTTTACCGTCGAAACAACAAGCAAGCAAAGACCCATTTAAGACATTTTAGAGACTCACGTCTGTCACACAAAGTTCGACCTCTTTGCAGCCTGAGAGCATTGTGTTAGGTTTTGATTATCTTCAGGTCCAAATAAGCTTCTTCCCCGATAGGTTGTCAAGTGAATAATTCGACTGGGTGGCCCACCGGATCAGCGGAGATCACGCCTTGACGATTGTACGATAGCGGTTGCGGCGGTTCTCGAACATCCGGCCACCCAGTTCTTTGCTGCGCCATTCCTGATAGGCCGAAAAATTGCCGTCGAACCAACGGACTTTCCCCTCACCTTCGAACACCAATAGATGCGTACAGATACGATCCAGAAAAAACCGGTCGTGGCTGATGACCAACACGCAGCCGGAGTAATCCATGATCGCTTCTTCGAGCAGGCGCAGGGTATTGACGTCGAGATCGTTGGTCGGCTCATCCAGCAACAGCAGATTACCACCCACCTTGAGAACCTTGGCCAGGTGACAACGGTTGCGCTCACCGCCCGACAACTCCACCGCCTTTTTCTGCTGCGATGCGCCTTTGAATCCAAACTGGGAGAGATACTGGCGGATAGGTATCTTTCGATCTCCGAGAGTGATGTCGGCCAGTCCGCCGCCCACTTCGTCGATCAAACTCCCTTCGCCGTCGAGAGACTCCCGCTCCTGATCCACGTAGGCCAATTGCACCGTCGACCCGCTCACGATCTTGCCGTTGCCCGGTTGAAGGTCGCCGGTGACCAGTTTCAACAGTGTGGTCTTACCGGTCCCGTTCGGTCCCACCAGCCCAACCACGGCCGAACGTGGAAGCATGAAAGACAGGTCCTCGAACAATTGTTGATCGTCGAAGCCCATTGCAACATCGTGGAACTCGACCACCTGGCTGCCCAGGTCCGGTCCCGGTGCAATCTGTATCACCGTACCGGCGGATTTACCCCGCGCTGTTTCGCGCGCCACCAGTTGTTCGTATTCGCGAATCCGGGAGCGCGCCATCTCATTGCGATCACCACGACTCATGCGAATCCAGGCCAGTTCCCGTTCCAACGCCTTGGATCGCGGGGAGTCTTTTTTCTCTCCTCCGGCCAGCTTTGTGAGCTTTTGCTCAAGC
This genomic window from Candidatus Zixiibacteriota bacterium contains:
- a CDS encoding class I SAM-dependent methyltransferase; its protein translation is MYELLKRINTRPEVWGAYTAETLWNDKHISGKMLEFHLNEKVEPASRNKAFLDKSVAWMINRFDIGHGTKVCDFGCGPGLYTTPLAEQGAKVTGVDFSERSIQYAQDIARRKKLDIDYVLQNYLDFTTEHRFDLISLIYCDYCALSPAQRRTLLGRFRDCLNDDGRIVLDVFSLHAFNQRDEVATWEHQLLDGFWSADDYFGFMNTFKYDNDKVLLDKYTIVEKSRTREVYNWLQYFSLESLKNEFEENGLRVVEEYSDIAGTPYQPDATEIAVVASKFV
- the ettA gene encoding energy-dependent translational throttle protein EttA, which gives rise to MAEKFIFNMYRVNKFYGQQQVLKEINLSFFPGAKIGIVGENGSGKTTVLRIMAGVDKEFQGDAFITPGFRAGMVEQEPKLDPKLTVRQTIESAFGETKALLDEYNSLADAMAQPMDDDEMQKTMDRMGVLQDKIDTVDGWNLDQSMNIAGDALCLPDDDRIVGTLSGGERRRVALCKILLERPDLLLLDEPTNHLDPETVNWLEEQLREYPGTVIVVTHDRYFLDNVTQWILELDSGHGVPWEGNYTSWLEQKLTKLAGGEKKDSPRSKALERELAWIRMSRGDRNEMARSRIREYEQLVARETARGKSAGTVIQIAPGPDLGSQVVEFHDVAMGFDDQQLFEDLSFMLPRSAVVGLVGPNGTGKTTLLKLVTGDLQPGNGKIVSGSTVQLAYVDQERESLDGEGSLIDEVGGGLADITLGDRKIPIRQYLSQFGFKGASQQKKAVELSGGERNRCHLAKVLKVGGNLLLLDEPTNDLDVNTLRLLEEAIMDYSGCVLVISHDRFFLDRICTHLLVFEGEGKVRWFDGNFSAYQEWRSKELGGRMFENRRNRYRTIVKA
- a CDS encoding DUF2807 domain-containing protein, with protein sequence MFNRVIRPALSIAILLLASCSSDDNPLSGGKPTVTGSGNLITESRTLEAFTSVVMNTVGDVDLDYGTQTASITVDDNIMPFIIMSVSQDVLTIDSDRSKNLREFDLTVNLTMAGLEGLTLAGVGNIRATHGIVVSNTVDLLVSGVGEIDIKLVAPDVTATMSGVGGIELTGNALRYTAIMSGTGSLKTFNFGADTATVTLSGVGDAEVWVNQVLTAVLTGQGSIYYHGHPTIHQTVTGLGQLVDAN
- a CDS encoding helix-turn-helix transcriptional regulator, giving the protein MVIRINLDMMLVRNKMSLTELSHRVGVSVTNLSLLKTGKVKGIRFATLGAICRELNCQPGDILEYQPESV
- a CDS encoding radical SAM protein, encoding MRGLRELVFSTTNRCTARCQDCPIVTDGASSNTLTSQQMIDIVEEVLPWGTLSLVVFTGGEPLLLGDELVKTVAYVSKHDISTRIVTNAYWAHSEAAARQTLERLKDAGLTEINISCDDYHQEFVPLEYVRNANIAATKLGIPALIGHRIKQGGKITKQSLSKYLGVELHKFERGKKNPDHNVINCGPNVPITTQIESYSDTSETGDLTWRGPCASVLKSIIVSSDLRVQICCGIISNSVEELYIGSLKDDNLLTIIQRGNEDLIANWLALSGPSSVLEFVREKAPEIDLPTQYVNRCHLCNELFTRPDVREVLHEHAAERGSMVGLMRGVLDWMSDDWAPQRLETRNQSPGTTSAPDNRES